The following are from one region of the Pseudomonas putida genome:
- the csiR gene encoding DNA-binding transcriptional regulator CsiR, with protein MEALAPRQNSAFSGYERLKKDIIRGVFKPGEKLLMSTLKERYDLGVGPLREALSQLVAEHLVNAISQKGYRVAPMSLDEMNDIYDARANLEAMIITLAIERGDDAWEASVLAHSHTLAKVVEVKTREQRLDVWDERHKAFHTAIASGCGSKHLLQARTYLFDQAERYRHLWLTQTVFSEQALELKRQEHAALVEVILARDAKRASAMMRSHLMTPVPIIAQIMHAEGIGTR; from the coding sequence TTGGAAGCGCTCGCCCCCCGACAAAACTCAGCATTCAGCGGGTATGAGAGGCTCAAGAAGGACATCATCCGCGGCGTCTTCAAGCCCGGAGAAAAGCTGTTGATGAGCACCCTTAAGGAACGCTACGACCTGGGCGTGGGCCCACTGCGGGAAGCACTTTCGCAGCTGGTGGCCGAGCACCTGGTCAATGCGATCAGCCAGAAAGGCTACCGCGTGGCGCCCATGTCGCTGGACGAGATGAACGACATCTACGATGCCCGTGCCAACCTGGAGGCAATGATCATCACCCTGGCCATCGAGCGTGGCGACGACGCCTGGGAGGCGTCGGTACTGGCCCACTCGCATACCTTGGCCAAGGTGGTGGAAGTCAAGACCCGCGAGCAGCGCCTGGATGTCTGGGACGAGCGGCACAAGGCGTTCCATACGGCGATTGCATCGGGCTGCGGCTCCAAGCACCTGCTGCAGGCGCGCACCTACCTGTTCGACCAGGCCGAGCGCTACCGGCACCTGTGGTTGACCCAGACGGTGTTTTCCGAACAGGCCCTGGAGCTCAAGCGCCAGGAGCATGCGGCACTGGTGGAAGTGATCCTGGCCCGCGACGCCAAGCGCGCCAGTGCCATGATGCGTTCGCACCTGATGACTCCAGTGCCGATCATTGCGCAGATCATGCATGCCGAGGGGATTGGCACACGCTGA
- a CDS encoding response regulator transcription factor, translating to MPRVLTIEDDAVTGQEIVAELTSHGLEVDWADNGREGLAKAIAGGYDLITLDRMLPEVDGLTIVTTLRSLKIATPILMISALSDVDERVRGLRAGGDDYLTKPFASDEMAARVEVLLRRNSVPMTQTRLQVADLQLDLISHEARRGEQTLNLLPTEYKLLEYLMRHSGQVITRMMIFEEVWGYHFDPGTNLIDVHIGRLRKKIDSPGQQPLIRTVRGSGYAIAEPV from the coding sequence ATGCCTCGCGTACTGACCATCGAAGACGACGCCGTCACCGGCCAGGAAATCGTCGCCGAACTTACCAGCCACGGCCTGGAGGTGGATTGGGCCGATAATGGCCGTGAAGGCCTGGCCAAGGCCATTGCCGGCGGCTACGACCTGATCACCCTGGACCGCATGCTGCCCGAGGTCGACGGGCTGACCATCGTTACCACCCTGCGCAGCCTCAAGATCGCCACGCCGATTCTGATGATCAGCGCCCTCTCCGACGTCGACGAGCGGGTACGCGGCCTGCGTGCCGGGGGTGACGACTACCTGACCAAACCGTTCGCCTCCGACGAGATGGCCGCGCGAGTCGAAGTACTGCTACGCCGCAACAGCGTGCCCATGACCCAGACCCGCCTGCAGGTTGCCGACCTGCAACTGGACCTGATCAGCCACGAGGCCCGCCGTGGCGAGCAGACCCTCAATCTGCTGCCCACCGAGTACAAGTTGCTGGAGTACCTGATGCGCCATAGCGGTCAGGTGATCACGCGGATGATGATTTTCGAGGAAGTCTGGGGCTACCACTTCGACCCGGGCACAAACTTGATAGACGTGCACATCGGCCGCCTGCGCAAGAAAATCGACTCACCCGGCCAGCAGCCGCTGATCCGTACGGTACGGGGCTCCGGCTATGCCATTGCTGAACCCGTCTAA
- a CDS encoding HAMP domain-containing sensor histidine kinase — protein sequence MPLLNPSKGWSSSTSRLLALYSFLFVAWSSILMGVLYFEVSSYLNKLTRHSMLQRQHLFAHMSGKQLDDALVASQAFEERSFDAYGLFDSQLNPIGGRIRAVPPELGLDGKVHELKRCLDADDPHMPRDSCDAVAIKVQDGRWLVLVRDNGSLFVVTRIILHALLWGISLTLIPGFAGWYLLRRRPLKRIRAIQAQAELIVAGDLTHRLPLSARRDELDMLAAIVNAMLDRIERLMHEVKGVCDNIAHDLRTPLTRLRAQLYRIRQQSEVDSTQAEALDQAIGETDTLMARFRGLLRISELEDRQRRAGFVQLDPHELLVELHDFYLPLAEDGGIRLELRQPDELPALHGDRELLFEALANLVGNGIKFTPEGGLVRITATQDDKGLQLAIEDSGPGIPEEERAAVLKRFYRSDEGHRHAGFGLGLSIVAAIVDLHGFGLEVGESELGGARLVLHCPLAGLAK from the coding sequence ATGCCATTGCTGAACCCGTCTAAAGGCTGGAGCTCCTCGACCAGCCGCCTGCTTGCGCTGTACAGCTTTCTGTTCGTGGCCTGGAGCAGCATCCTCATGGGGGTGCTGTACTTCGAGGTGTCCAGCTACCTGAACAAGCTCACCCGCCATTCCATGCTGCAACGCCAGCACCTGTTCGCACACATGAGCGGTAAACAGCTGGACGACGCCCTGGTCGCCAGCCAGGCCTTCGAAGAACGCAGCTTCGACGCCTATGGCCTGTTCGACAGCCAGCTCAACCCGATTGGCGGGCGCATTCGCGCCGTCCCGCCAGAGCTGGGGCTGGACGGCAAGGTTCACGAACTCAAACGCTGCCTGGACGCCGACGACCCGCACATGCCACGCGACAGCTGCGACGCGGTAGCGATCAAGGTGCAGGATGGCCGCTGGCTGGTGCTGGTGCGCGACAACGGCTCGCTGTTCGTGGTCACCCGCATCATCCTGCATGCCCTGCTCTGGGGCATCTCGCTGACCCTGATCCCGGGCTTTGCCGGCTGGTACCTGTTAAGGCGCCGGCCGCTCAAGCGCATCCGCGCGATCCAGGCCCAGGCCGAACTGATCGTCGCCGGCGACCTTACCCACCGCCTGCCGTTGTCAGCCCGCCGTGATGAGCTGGATATGCTGGCGGCCATCGTCAACGCCATGCTCGATCGCATCGAGCGGCTGATGCACGAGGTAAAGGGCGTGTGCGACAACATCGCCCACGACCTGCGCACCCCGCTCACCCGCCTGCGCGCCCAGCTGTACCGCATTCGCCAGCAAAGTGAGGTGGACTCCACCCAGGCCGAGGCGCTGGACCAGGCTATCGGCGAAACCGACACGCTGATGGCGCGTTTTCGCGGTTTGTTGCGCATCAGCGAACTGGAAGACCGCCAGCGGCGGGCCGGCTTCGTCCAGCTTGACCCGCACGAACTGCTGGTGGAGTTGCACGACTTCTACCTGCCCTTGGCCGAAGATGGCGGCATCCGCCTGGAACTGCGGCAACCGGATGAGCTGCCGGCATTGCACGGTGACCGCGAGCTGCTGTTCGAGGCGCTGGCCAACCTGGTGGGTAACGGCATCAAGTTCACGCCCGAGGGTGGGCTGGTACGGATTACTGCCACGCAGGATGACAAGGGCCTGCAGCTGGCCATCGAGGACAGCGGACCGGGTATTCCTGAAGAGGAACGGGCGGCAGTGCTGAAGCGCTTCTACCGTAGCGATGAAGGCCATCGCCATGCGGGGTTCGGGCTGGGGTTGTCGATCGTTGCGGCGATCGTCGACCTGCACGGGTTCGGGCTGGAGGTGGGGGAAAGCGAGCTGGGTGGGGCCAGATTGGTGTTGCACTGCCCGTTGGCCGGGTTGGCTAAATAA
- the cysS gene encoding cysteine--tRNA ligase, producing the protein MLTIYNTLSKAKEVFKPLDGNKVRMYVCGMTVYDYCHLGHGRSMVAFDLVTRWLRKSGYELTYVRNITDIDDKIINRANENGESFDALTARMIDAMHEDERRLNILPPDQEPRATDHIAGMHAMIQTLIDKGYAYAPGNGDVYYRVGKFVGYGKLSRKKIEDLRIGARIEVDEAKQDPLDFVLWKGVKPGEPSWESPWGPGRPGWHIECSVMSTCCLGESFDIHGGGSDLEFPHHENEIAQSEAATGKQYANAWMHCGMIRINGEKMSKSLNNFFTIRDVLEKYHPEVVRYLLVASHYRSAINYSEDSLRDAKGALERFYHALRGLPRVAAKGGEEFVERFSVAMNDDFGTPEACAVLFDLVREINRLRDSDLDAAAGLAGRLRELGDVLGVLQLEADDFLRAGAEGKVNAAEVEGLIQARLQARADKNWAESDRIRDQLTAMGVVLEDGKGGTTWRLAD; encoded by the coding sequence GTGCTTACCATCTACAACACGCTGAGCAAAGCGAAGGAAGTCTTCAAGCCGCTGGATGGCAACAAGGTGCGCATGTACGTGTGCGGCATGACCGTATACGACTATTGCCACCTGGGCCATGGCCGCAGCATGGTGGCTTTCGACCTGGTCACCCGCTGGCTGCGCAAGAGCGGCTACGAGCTGACCTACGTGCGCAACATCACCGACATCGATGACAAGATCATCAACCGGGCCAACGAGAACGGCGAAAGCTTCGACGCCCTGACCGCCCGCATGATCGACGCGATGCACGAAGACGAGCGCCGCCTGAACATCCTGCCGCCGGACCAGGAGCCACGGGCCACCGACCATATTGCCGGCATGCACGCGATGATCCAGACCCTGATCGACAAGGGTTACGCCTACGCCCCCGGCAACGGCGACGTGTACTACCGCGTCGGCAAGTTCGTCGGCTACGGCAAGCTGTCGCGCAAGAAGATCGAAGACCTGCGCATCGGTGCCCGTATAGAGGTTGACGAAGCCAAGCAGGACCCGCTGGACTTCGTGCTGTGGAAGGGCGTCAAGCCGGGCGAGCCGAGTTGGGAATCGCCATGGGGCCCGGGGCGTCCGGGCTGGCACATCGAATGCTCGGTGATGTCCACCTGCTGCCTGGGTGAGAGCTTTGACATCCACGGCGGCGGCAGCGATCTGGAGTTCCCGCACCACGAGAACGAGATTGCCCAGAGCGAGGCGGCCACCGGCAAGCAGTACGCCAATGCCTGGATGCACTGCGGCATGATCCGAATCAATGGCGAGAAGATGTCCAAGTCGTTGAACAACTTCTTCACCATCCGCGACGTGCTCGAGAAGTACCACCCGGAAGTGGTGCGCTACCTGCTGGTGGCCAGCCACTACCGCAGCGCGATCAACTACTCGGAAGACAGCCTGCGCGATGCCAAGGGCGCACTGGAGCGCTTCTACCACGCTTTGCGTGGCTTGCCACGGGTGGCGGCGAAGGGCGGCGAAGAATTTGTCGAGCGCTTCAGCGTGGCGATGAACGACGACTTCGGCACCCCCGAAGCCTGCGCCGTGCTGTTCGACCTGGTGCGCGAGATCAACCGCCTGCGCGACAGCGACCTGGACGCGGCTGCCGGCCTGGCCGGTCGCCTGCGCGAGCTGGGTGATGTGCTGGGTGTGCTGCAGCTGGAAGCCGATGACTTCCTGCGTGCCGGTGCCGAAGGCAAGGTGAATGCCGCTGAGGTCGAAGGCTTGATCCAGGCGCGCCTGCAGGCGCGTGCGGACAAGAACTGGGCCGAGTCCGACCGCATTCGCGACCAGCTGACTGCCATGGGTGTGGTGCTGGAAGACGGCAAGGGCGGGACTACCTGGCGTCTGGCCGACTGA
- a CDS encoding glutamine--tRNA ligase/YqeY domain fusion protein — protein sequence MSKPTADNAPNAAAKGAPAVPANFLRPIIQADLDSGKHSSIVTRFPPEPNGYLHIGHAKSICVNFGLAKEFGGVCHLRFDDTNPAKEDQEYIDAIQSDVKWLGFDWAGDVRYASDYFDQLHDWAVELIKRGKAYVCDLTPEQAKEYRGNLKEPGKNSPFRERSVDENLDLFARMKAGEFKDGERVLRAKIDMASPNMNLRDPILYRIRHAHHHQTGDKWCIYPNYDFTHGQSDAIEGITHSICTLEFEGHRPLYDWFLDNLPVPAHPRQYEFSRLNLNYTITSKRKLKQLVDEKHVEGWDDPRMSTLSGFRRRGYTPASIRNFCEMIGTNRSDGVVDMSMLEFSIRDDLDRTAPRAMCVLRPLKVVITNYPQGQVEQLELPRHPKEDMGVRVLPFSRELYIDRDDFMEEPPKGYKRLEPAGEVRLRGSYVIRADEAIKDADGNIVELRCSYDPDTLGKNPEGRKVKGVIHWVPAEGSVECEVRLYDRLFRSPNPEKTEEGGSFLDNINPGSLQVLSGCRAEPSLAQAQPEDRFQFEREGYFCADLKDSQPGRPVFNRTVTLRDSWGS from the coding sequence ATGAGCAAGCCCACTGCCGACAACGCGCCCAACGCCGCTGCCAAAGGCGCCCCCGCTGTCCCTGCGAACTTCCTGCGGCCGATCATCCAGGCTGACCTGGACTCGGGCAAGCACAGCAGCATCGTCACCCGTTTCCCGCCGGAACCCAATGGTTACCTGCATATCGGTCACGCCAAGTCGATCTGCGTCAACTTCGGCCTGGCCAAGGAGTTCGGGGGCGTTTGCCACCTGCGTTTCGACGATACCAACCCGGCCAAGGAAGACCAGGAGTACATCGACGCCATCCAGAGCGATGTCAAGTGGCTGGGCTTCGACTGGGCCGGCGACGTGCGCTACGCCTCCGACTACTTCGACCAGCTGCACGACTGGGCGGTCGAGCTGATCAAGCGTGGCAAGGCCTACGTTTGCGACCTTACCCCTGAGCAAGCCAAGGAATATCGTGGCAACCTCAAGGAACCGGGCAAGAACAGCCCGTTCCGCGAGCGCAGCGTCGACGAAAACCTCGACCTGTTCGCCCGCATGAAGGCCGGCGAGTTCAAGGATGGCGAGCGCGTGCTGCGGGCCAAGATCGACATGGCCTCGCCGAACATGAACCTGCGCGACCCGATCCTGTACCGTATTCGCCATGCCCACCATCACCAGACCGGTGACAAGTGGTGCATCTACCCGAACTACGACTTTACCCATGGCCAGTCGGACGCCATCGAGGGCATCACCCACTCGATCTGCACCCTGGAGTTCGAAGGGCATCGTCCGCTGTACGACTGGTTCCTCGACAACCTGCCGGTGCCGGCACACCCGCGCCAGTACGAGTTCAGCCGCCTGAACCTGAACTACACCATCACGTCCAAGCGCAAGCTCAAGCAGCTGGTCGACGAAAAGCACGTTGAAGGCTGGGACGACCCACGCATGTCGACCCTGTCCGGTTTCCGTCGCCGCGGCTACACCCCGGCTTCGATCCGCAATTTCTGCGAAATGATCGGTACCAACCGTTCCGACGGCGTGGTCGACATGTCGATGCTCGAGTTCAGCATCCGTGACGACCTTGACCGCACCGCGCCGCGCGCCATGTGCGTGCTGCGCCCGCTGAAAGTGGTCATCACCAACTATCCGCAAGGCCAGGTCGAGCAGCTCGAACTGCCGCGCCACCCGAAGGAAGACATGGGCGTGCGCGTGCTGCCGTTCTCCCGTGAGCTGTACATCGATCGTGACGACTTCATGGAAGAGCCACCGAAGGGCTACAAGCGCCTGGAACCGGCCGGTGAAGTGCGCCTGCGCGGCAGCTACGTGATCCGCGCCGACGAGGCGATCAAGGATGCCGATGGCAACATCGTCGAGCTGCGCTGCTCGTACGACCCGGACACCCTGGGCAAGAACCCCGAAGGCCGCAAGGTCAAGGGCGTGATCCACTGGGTGCCGGCCGAGGGCAGCGTCGAGTGCGAAGTGCGCCTGTACGACCGCCTGTTCCGCTCGCCGAACCCGGAAAAGACCGAGGAGGGCGGCAGCTTCCTGGACAACATCAACCCCGGCTCGCTGCAAGTGCTCAGCGGCTGCCGTGCCGAGCCGTCGCTGGCACAGGCGCAGCCCGAGGACCGCTTCCAGTTCGAACGCGAAGGCTACTTCTGCGCCGACCTGAAAGACAGCCAGCCGGGTCGCCCGGTGTTCAACCGCACCGTCACCCTGCGTGACTCCTGGGGCAGCTGA
- a CDS encoding peptidylprolyl isomerase, with protein MSKVKLSTNHGDIVLQLDAEKAPLTTENFVQYVKDGHYNGTVFHRVIKGFMIQGGGFEPGMSQKKTRASIQNEADNGLKNKKYSIAMARTMEPHSASAQFFINSSDNDFLNHSGKNVQGWGYAVFGEVIEGREIVDAIEKVATGSKAGHQDVPKDDVIIEKAEIIE; from the coding sequence ATGTCCAAAGTCAAACTGAGCACCAACCACGGCGACATCGTCCTGCAACTGGACGCCGAGAAAGCGCCGCTGACTACCGAAAACTTCGTTCAGTACGTCAAGGACGGCCACTACAATGGCACCGTGTTCCACCGCGTAATCAAGGGCTTCATGATCCAGGGCGGCGGCTTCGAGCCGGGCATGAGCCAGAAGAAAACCCGCGCCAGCATCCAGAACGAAGCCGACAACGGTCTGAAAAACAAGAAGTACAGCATCGCCATGGCACGTACCATGGAGCCGCACTCCGCCTCGGCGCAGTTCTTCATCAACTCCTCCGACAACGACTTCCTCAACCACAGCGGCAAGAACGTGCAAGGCTGGGGCTACGCGGTATTCGGCGAAGTGATCGAAGGCCGTGAAATCGTCGACGCCATCGAAAAGGTCGCCACCGGTTCCAAGGCTGGCCACCAGGACGTGCCGAAAGACGACGTCATCATCGAGAAAGCCGAGATCATTGAGTGA
- a CDS encoding UDP-2,3-diacylglucosamine diphosphatase: MILLISDLHLQEERPDITRAFLDLLDGRARHAQALYILGDFFEAWIGDDAMTPFQQSVCHAMRRLSDSGTAIYLMHGNRDFLIGQAFCDAAGCRLLHDPCVIELGGEQVLLMHGDTLCTRDLAYMKMRRLLRNRLSLWVLRHLPLSVRYKLARKLRSESRTQTRMKSTEIVDVTPEEVPKVMAAHGVRTLVHGHTHRPAIHKLVVDGQPARRIVLGDWDRRGWALQVDEQGFQLAPFEFS; the protein is encoded by the coding sequence GTGATCCTGCTGATCTCCGATCTGCACCTGCAAGAAGAACGCCCGGACATTACCCGGGCGTTTCTTGATCTGCTCGATGGCCGCGCCCGTCACGCCCAGGCGTTGTACATCCTTGGCGACTTCTTCGAAGCCTGGATCGGCGACGATGCCATGACCCCCTTCCAGCAGTCGGTCTGCCACGCCATGCGTCGGCTGAGCGACAGCGGCACGGCCATCTACCTGATGCATGGCAACCGTGACTTCCTGATCGGCCAGGCCTTCTGCGACGCTGCCGGCTGCAGGTTGCTGCACGACCCCTGCGTGATCGAACTGGGCGGTGAACAGGTGCTGCTGATGCATGGCGATACCTTGTGCACCCGCGACCTGGCCTACATGAAAATGCGCCGTCTGCTGCGCAACCGGCTGAGCCTGTGGGTGTTGCGGCACCTGCCGCTGTCGGTCCGCTACAAGCTGGCACGCAAGCTACGCAGCGAAAGCCGCACGCAAACGCGAATGAAGTCCACCGAGATTGTCGATGTCACGCCGGAGGAAGTGCCGAAGGTGATGGCGGCGCATGGTGTGCGCACGTTGGTGCATGGGCATACCCATCGGCCGGCGATACACAAGCTGGTGGTGGACGGGCAACCGGCACGGCGTATCGTGCTGGGCGACTGGGACCGCCGCGGCTGGGCATTGCAGGTTGACGAGCAAGGGTTTCAACTGGCGCCGTTCGAGTTTTCCTGA
- a CDS encoding acylase, translating to MTCAGLVAALVAVSFAAVPAQSAAADASAQIRRTSYGVPHIVAKDERGLGYGIGYAYAQDNLCLLANEVLTVSGERSRYFGAKGKTLEQRDNLASDVFFTWLNTPAAVDAFLQAQPAPVKALLAGYASGYNRALAERRSQGLPAECGSGEWLRPISSEDLVKLTRRLLAEGGVGQFVEALAGAQPPTLASQQASTGFATALARQQRFAAERGSNAVAVGAQRSANGRGLLLANPHFPWMGGMRFYQMQLTIPGQLDVMGAALPGLPVVNIGFNQHLAWTHTVDTSKHFTLYRLQLDPKDPTRYLLDGKSLPLTRQTVSVAVRAEDGGLSQVQRQIYSSQFGPLVQWPGRLDWDAQAAYSLRDANLENTRVLQQWYQINRADSLATLKGSIEQVQGIPWVNTLAVDQAGKALYLNQSVVPYVDQQLLDACSNPQAQGRLVVLDGSRSACQWKVDAQAAQPGIFPARLLPSLEREDFVQNSNDPAWMANPAQPLTGYSPLVSRSDQPLGMRGRFALHRLQGKARLGADDLQRMVTDDEVYLASLVLPDLLQWCKGADADVRAVCSSLATWNGKADLESGIGLVHFQNLFDALAEHPESWRVAFDPADPQHTPRGLAVEQAAVRKLLHQAALASLKQVSDSGITGEARWGQVQHASNGTPVPGGPQALGVYNAIYSVPHGQGKRLVVSGTSYLQLVSFTDKGPEARGLLAFSQSSEAASIHAGDQTKAFAAGQLAVLPFTEAQIKADPEYREVVISEGDKGAVVQQ from the coding sequence ATGACTTGCGCTGGCCTGGTCGCGGCCCTGGTAGCCGTCAGCTTCGCTGCAGTGCCGGCGCAGTCCGCCGCAGCCGATGCCAGTGCGCAAATTCGCCGAACCAGTTACGGGGTGCCGCACATCGTGGCCAAGGACGAACGTGGCCTGGGCTATGGCATCGGCTACGCCTACGCCCAGGACAACCTCTGCCTGTTGGCCAATGAAGTGCTGACCGTGAGCGGCGAGCGCTCACGCTACTTCGGTGCCAAGGGCAAAACCCTGGAGCAGCGTGACAACCTGGCCAGCGATGTGTTCTTCACCTGGCTCAACACGCCGGCGGCAGTCGATGCGTTCCTGCAGGCGCAGCCGGCGCCGGTAAAGGCGCTGCTGGCAGGCTATGCCAGCGGTTACAACCGTGCGCTGGCCGAGCGCCGCAGCCAGGGTTTGCCCGCCGAATGTGGCAGCGGCGAGTGGCTGCGGCCGATCAGCAGCGAAGACCTGGTCAAGCTGACCCGTCGGCTGCTGGCTGAAGGCGGTGTCGGGCAGTTCGTCGAAGCACTGGCGGGTGCGCAACCGCCAACACTGGCCAGCCAGCAAGCGTCTACAGGGTTCGCCACGGCGCTGGCCCGGCAGCAACGTTTTGCCGCGGAGCGCGGTAGCAATGCGGTGGCCGTCGGGGCGCAGCGTTCGGCCAATGGCCGCGGCCTGTTGCTGGCCAACCCGCACTTCCCGTGGATGGGCGGCATGCGCTTCTACCAGATGCAGCTGACCATTCCCGGCCAGCTCGATGTGATGGGGGCAGCATTGCCGGGCCTGCCAGTGGTCAATATCGGGTTCAACCAGCATCTGGCCTGGACGCACACCGTCGACACGTCGAAGCACTTCACCCTGTACCGCCTGCAGCTCGACCCCAAGGACCCGACCCGCTACCTGCTGGATGGCAAATCACTGCCGCTGACCCGGCAAACCGTCAGCGTTGCGGTCAGGGCCGAGGATGGCGGCCTGAGCCAGGTGCAGCGCCAGATCTACAGCTCGCAGTTCGGCCCGCTGGTGCAGTGGCCCGGGCGCCTGGACTGGGATGCACAGGCGGCCTACAGCCTGCGCGACGCCAACCTCGAGAACACCCGGGTGTTGCAGCAGTGGTACCAGATCAACCGTGCCGACAGCCTGGCGACGTTGAAAGGCTCGATCGAACAAGTGCAGGGCATTCCCTGGGTAAACACGCTGGCGGTGGACCAGGCTGGCAAGGCCTTGTACCTGAACCAGTCGGTGGTGCCTTATGTGGATCAGCAATTGCTGGATGCATGCAGCAACCCGCAGGCACAGGGGCGCCTGGTGGTACTGGATGGCTCACGCAGCGCGTGCCAGTGGAAGGTGGATGCGCAGGCCGCACAGCCGGGGATCTTCCCCGCACGGCTGCTGCCAAGTCTGGAGCGCGAAGACTTCGTGCAGAACTCCAACGACCCGGCCTGGATGGCCAACCCGGCGCAGCCGTTGACCGGTTATTCGCCGCTGGTCAGCCGCAGTGACCAGCCGCTGGGCATGCGTGGCCGCTTTGCCCTGCACCGCCTGCAGGGTAAGGCCCGGTTGGGTGCTGACGACCTGCAGCGCATGGTGACCGATGATGAGGTTTATCTGGCCAGCCTGGTACTGCCAGACCTGCTGCAATGGTGCAAGGGCGCCGATGCGGATGTGCGGGCCGTATGCAGCAGCCTGGCGACCTGGAATGGCAAGGCTGACCTGGAGAGCGGCATTGGCCTGGTGCATTTCCAGAACCTGTTCGATGCCTTGGCCGAGCACCCGGAAAGCTGGCGGGTGGCCTTTGACCCGGCCGATCCGCAGCATACCCCGCGTGGGTTGGCGGTCGAGCAAGCAGCCGTGCGCAAACTGCTGCACCAGGCCGCGCTGGCTTCGCTCAAGCAGGTGAGTGATAGCGGTATAACAGGGGAGGCGCGTTGGGGGCAGGTGCAACATGCGAGTAATGGCACGCCGGTGCCGGGTGGCCCGCAGGCATTGGGCGTATACAACGCGATCTACAGCGTGCCGCACGGGCAGGGCAAGCGGCTGGTGGTCAGTGGTACCAGCTACCTGCAACTGGTCAGCTTTACCGACAAGGGGCCAGAGGCCCGCGGGCTGCTGGCGTTTTCCCAGTCGAGTGAAGCGGCTTCGATCCACGCCGGTGACCAGACCAAGGCGTTCGCGGCCGGGCAACTGGCGGTGCTTCCGTTTACCGAGGCGCAGATCAAGGCAGACCCGGAGTACCGGGAAGTGGTGATCAGTGAAGGGGACAAGGGGGCGGTGGTTCAGCAGTAA
- a CDS encoding fe2+ zn2+ uptake regulation protein: MYNPHTSSQAGRVPGNAPNGQGVLADERIGNEQIRELLRSFGLRTSLIRLKVIDALHAADRNGRSIGVRGVHAQLEQLDIPLSFLSVREVLKRLCAEGVIQLGSDKCYSLNPQARAVLEQTPLR; the protein is encoded by the coding sequence ATGTACAACCCGCATACCTCGAGCCAGGCTGGGCGCGTCCCAGGCAACGCGCCCAATGGACAGGGCGTTTTGGCTGACGAACGCATCGGCAACGAACAGATCCGCGAGCTACTGCGCAGCTTCGGCCTGCGCACCAGCCTGATCCGCCTGAAAGTCATCGATGCCTTGCACGCCGCCGACCGCAATGGCCGCAGCATTGGCGTACGCGGCGTGCACGCGCAGCTGGAACAACTGGACATCCCCCTGTCATTCCTCAGCGTACGCGAAGTGCTCAAGCGGCTGTGCGCCGAGGGCGTCATCCAGCTGGGCAGCGACAAATGCTACAGCCTCAACCCCCAGGCGCGCGCCGTGCTGGAGCAAACGCCTTTGCGCTGA
- a CDS encoding Mor transcription activator family protein — MQLPDLSHIDISQLPHSLQALIDCIGIENAYQLTCAYGGRPKYIPKHRERTKLADVLPAEALDALIKRFAGVALEIPKADHFLRQLRNLQIQKESANGLSRSLLADKYGLSLRQIGNIRRQA, encoded by the coding sequence ATGCAATTGCCAGACTTGAGCCACATCGATATCAGCCAACTGCCCCACTCGCTGCAGGCCCTGATCGACTGCATCGGCATCGAAAACGCCTACCAGCTGACCTGCGCCTACGGCGGCAGGCCCAAGTACATCCCCAAGCACCGCGAGCGCACCAAGCTTGCCGATGTGTTGCCAGCCGAAGCGCTCGACGCGCTGATCAAGCGCTTTGCCGGTGTGGCCCTGGAAATTCCCAAGGCTGACCACTTCCTGCGTCAGTTGCGCAACCTGCAAATCCAGAAGGAAAGCGCCAACGGCTTGTCCCGCAGCCTGTTGGCCGACAAGTACGGCCTGAGCCTGCGCCAGATTGGCAACATCCGTCGCCAGGCGTAG
- a CDS encoding DNA binding protein produces the protein MSRLAEFRQLEQKLAAQLAELEEMKSSSELQREIAFETKLRDLLAEYGCSLRDVINILDPQASRRAVASSVDERAPRRARKVKQYKNPHNGEIIETKGGNHKLLKEWKAEYGADEVEGWLTR, from the coding sequence ATGTCCCGCTTGGCAGAATTTCGTCAGCTTGAACAGAAATTGGCCGCTCAGTTAGCTGAGCTGGAAGAAATGAAAAGCTCCTCTGAGCTTCAGAGAGAAATTGCATTCGAGACCAAGCTTCGTGATCTGCTCGCCGAGTATGGCTGCAGCCTGCGCGATGTGATCAACATCTTGGATCCACAAGCCAGTCGTCGTGCTGTAGCTTCATCGGTCGATGAGAGAGCCCCGCGCCGGGCACGCAAGGTTAAGCAGTACAAAAACCCGCATAACGGCGAGATCATCGAGACCAAAGGGGGCAATCACAAGCTGCTTAAGGAATGGAAAGCAGAGTACGGGGCAGATGAGGTGGAGGGCTGGCTTACCCGATGA